A window of the Azospirillum brasilense genome harbors these coding sequences:
- a CDS encoding MurR/RpiR family transcriptional regulator, producing MLARIMAVRDGLRPSERKLADCVLAQPGEVITLSMADMAGRAGVSEPTIARFCSALGCSGFREFKIKLAQDIAAGMPFIDQEVSPDDRAAGIAGKVFDRTLATLMQVRNNLSAESVDRAADLLAGARRIEFYGSGNSGTVAQDIQRRFFRLGIPTVAYSDAHVYFVSALSLAPGDAVVAVSSSGGTRDMLEAVQNALSAGAMVVAITRSGSPLAQLATVSLLADVTEDFDIHSPMTSRISHLVLGDILSIAVALRKGDALRERLERHKQALSRHPREQ from the coding sequence ATGCTGGCGAGGATCATGGCGGTGCGTGACGGGCTCCGTCCTTCGGAACGGAAGCTGGCGGACTGCGTGCTGGCCCAGCCGGGCGAGGTCATCACCCTGTCGATGGCCGACATGGCCGGGCGCGCCGGAGTCAGCGAACCGACCATCGCCCGCTTCTGCTCCGCGCTGGGCTGCAGCGGCTTCCGCGAGTTCAAGATCAAGCTGGCGCAGGACATCGCCGCCGGCATGCCCTTCATCGACCAGGAGGTCAGCCCGGACGACCGCGCGGCGGGCATCGCGGGGAAGGTGTTCGACCGCACCCTGGCGACACTCATGCAGGTGCGCAACAACCTGTCGGCGGAATCGGTGGACCGCGCCGCCGACCTGCTGGCCGGGGCGCGGCGGATCGAGTTCTACGGCTCCGGCAACTCCGGCACGGTGGCGCAGGACATCCAGCGCCGCTTCTTCCGGCTGGGCATCCCGACCGTCGCCTACAGCGATGCGCACGTCTATTTCGTGTCGGCCCTGTCGCTCGCCCCGGGCGACGCGGTGGTCGCGGTGTCCAGCTCGGGCGGTACCCGCGACATGCTGGAGGCCGTGCAGAACGCGCTGTCCGCCGGGGCCATGGTCGTCGCCATCACCCGCTCCGGCTCGCCGCTGGCGCAGCTCGCCACGGTCAGCCTGCTCGCCGACGTCACGGAAGACTTCGACATCCACTCGCCCATGACGTCGCGCATCAGCCATCTGGTCCTCGGCGACATACTGTCGATTGCCGTGGCGCTGCGCAAAGGCGACGCCCTGCGGGAGCGGCTGGAACGCCACAAGCAGGCGCTCAGCCGCCACCCCCGCGAGCAATAA
- the pflB gene encoding formate C-acetyltransferase gives MDTLLRDGLVETPEQQAERPWRRFVPGVWQQEVNVRDFIVRNVHPYAGDSRFLTGPTGRTRALWDKVTALLKEERAAKGGVLDADTEVFGSITAHAPGYIDRELELVVGLQTDKPLKRAIMPFGGWRMVKNGLEAYGFKPSPKLEEVFPGLRKSHNDGVFDVYTEEMLRCRKSGVITGLPDAYGRGRIIGDYRRLALYGATFLIEDKKAQYKSLEVDRIDEHTLRLREEITEQIKALKELAAMATSYGFDVSRPAANAREAVQWTYLAYLAAVKEANGAAMSLGRVSSFLDVFVERDLRDGMLTEEEAQELIDQFVTKLRIVRFLRTPEYDQLFSGDPTWVTECIGGMALDGRTLVTKNSFRMLQTLNNLGPAPEPNLTVLWSESLPEGFKKFCAETSIKTCSVQYENDDLMRPFWGDDYGIACCVSAMRIGKQMQFFGARANLAKTLLYAINGGRDEVSGEQVGPAFAPITGDVLDHDTVVARLLPMMEWLARAYMNTLNAIHFMHDKYMYERLEMALHDRDVLRTMACGIAGLSVVADSLSAIKHATVKVVRDERGLATDFVIEGDYPAFGNNDDRVDGIAVWLVETFMGLLRKQKAYRDAVPTQSVLTITSNVVYGKKTGNTPDGRKAGQPFAPGANPMHGRDRKGAIASMASVAKLPYAHAQDGISYTFTIVPGALGPTEGERVDNLVGMLDGYFGQGGHHINVNVFDRETLLHAMDHPELYPQLTIRVSGYAVNFIKLTREQQMDVISRTFHGAH, from the coding sequence ATGGACACCCTGCTGAGAGACGGACTCGTCGAGACCCCGGAACAGCAAGCCGAGCGCCCCTGGCGCCGCTTCGTTCCGGGCGTCTGGCAGCAAGAGGTCAACGTCCGCGACTTCATCGTCCGCAACGTCCATCCCTACGCCGGGGACTCACGTTTCCTGACCGGCCCGACCGGACGGACCCGGGCGCTGTGGGACAAGGTCACGGCCCTGCTGAAGGAGGAGCGCGCGGCCAAGGGCGGCGTGCTCGACGCCGACACGGAGGTCTTCGGCTCGATCACCGCCCACGCGCCGGGCTACATTGACCGCGAGCTGGAACTCGTCGTCGGCCTGCAGACCGACAAGCCGTTGAAGCGCGCGATCATGCCCTTCGGCGGCTGGCGGATGGTCAAGAACGGGCTGGAGGCCTACGGCTTCAAACCCTCGCCCAAGCTGGAGGAGGTCTTCCCCGGCCTGCGCAAGTCGCACAACGACGGCGTCTTCGACGTCTACACCGAGGAGATGCTGCGCTGCCGCAAGTCGGGCGTCATCACCGGCCTGCCGGACGCCTACGGCCGCGGGCGCATCATCGGCGACTACCGCAGGCTGGCGCTCTACGGCGCGACCTTCCTGATCGAGGACAAGAAGGCCCAGTACAAGAGCCTGGAGGTCGATCGCATCGACGAGCACACGCTGCGCCTGCGCGAGGAGATCACTGAGCAGATCAAGGCCCTGAAGGAACTCGCCGCCATGGCGACCTCCTACGGCTTCGACGTGTCGCGCCCGGCGGCCAACGCCCGCGAGGCGGTGCAGTGGACCTACCTCGCCTATCTGGCGGCGGTGAAGGAAGCCAACGGGGCGGCCATGTCGCTTGGCCGGGTGTCGAGCTTCCTCGACGTCTTCGTCGAACGCGACCTGCGCGACGGCATGCTGACCGAGGAGGAGGCGCAGGAGTTGATCGACCAGTTCGTGACCAAGCTGCGCATCGTCCGCTTCCTGCGCACGCCGGAATACGACCAGCTCTTCTCCGGTGATCCGACCTGGGTGACGGAATGCATCGGCGGCATGGCGCTCGACGGGCGGACGCTGGTGACCAAGAACAGCTTCCGCATGCTCCAGACCCTGAACAACCTCGGCCCGGCGCCGGAACCGAACCTGACGGTGCTGTGGTCGGAAAGCCTGCCGGAGGGCTTCAAGAAGTTCTGCGCCGAAACGTCGATCAAGACCTGCTCGGTGCAGTACGAGAACGACGACCTGATGCGGCCCTTCTGGGGCGACGACTACGGCATCGCCTGCTGCGTCTCGGCCATGCGCATCGGCAAGCAGATGCAGTTCTTCGGCGCCCGCGCCAACCTCGCCAAGACGCTGCTCTACGCCATCAACGGCGGCCGCGACGAGGTGTCGGGCGAGCAGGTCGGCCCGGCCTTCGCGCCGATCACCGGCGACGTGCTCGACCACGACACGGTGGTCGCCCGCCTGCTGCCGATGATGGAATGGCTGGCGCGCGCCTACATGAACACGCTCAACGCCATCCACTTCATGCACGACAAGTACATGTACGAGCGGCTGGAGATGGCGCTGCACGACCGCGACGTGCTGCGCACCATGGCCTGCGGCATCGCCGGCCTGAGCGTGGTCGCGGACAGCCTGTCGGCGATCAAGCACGCCACGGTGAAGGTGGTGCGCGACGAGCGTGGGCTGGCCACCGACTTCGTGATCGAGGGCGACTATCCGGCCTTCGGCAACAACGACGATCGGGTCGACGGGATCGCGGTGTGGCTGGTCGAGACCTTCATGGGCCTGCTGCGCAAGCAGAAGGCCTACCGCGACGCGGTGCCGACGCAGTCGGTGCTGACGATCACCTCGAACGTGGTCTACGGCAAGAAGACGGGCAACACGCCGGACGGGCGCAAGGCCGGCCAGCCCTTCGCGCCGGGGGCCAACCCGATGCACGGGCGCGACCGCAAGGGGGCCATCGCCTCGATGGCGTCGGTGGCCAAGCTGCCCTACGCCCACGCCCAGGACGGCATCAGCTACACCTTCACCATCGTGCCCGGCGCGCTGGGCCCGACCGAGGGCGAGCGGGTGGACAATCTGGTGGGCATGCTGGACGGCTATTTCGGCCAGGGCGGCCACCACATCAACGTGAACGTCTTCGATCGCGAGACGCTGCTGCACGCCATGGACCATCCGGAGCTGTACCCGCAGCTGACCATCCGGGTGTCGGGCTACGCGGTGAACTTCATCAAGCTGACCCGCGAGCAGCAGATGGACGTCATCAGCCGCACCTTCCACGGCGCGCATTGA
- the eno gene encoding phosphopyruvate hydratase, whose product MSAITEIHAREILDSRGNPTVEVDVLLESGAFGRAAVPSGASTGAHEAVELRDGDKSRYGGKGVLKAVESVNGEIFDAIAGLDGSNQRALDLAMIELDGTPNKGRLGANAILGVSLAVAKASAEEAALPLFRYVGGAFANLLPVPMMNIINGGAHADNPIDIQEFMVMPVGAENGAEAIRMGSEIFQALKKKLKDAGHNTNVGDEGGFAPNLASTEDALGFVMKAIEAAGYKPGDDVMLAIDAASTEFFKNGKYELAGEGKSLAPEQMVSYWADLVGRYPIISIEDGMAEDDWEGWKALTDAIGGKVQLVGDDLFVTNPARLADGIRKGVGNSILVKVNQIGTLSETLESVDMAHKAGYTAVLSHRSGETEDSTIADLAVATNCGQIKTGSLSRSDRLAKYNQLIRIEEMLGTAARFAGRGILKA is encoded by the coding sequence ATGAGCGCCATTACCGAAATCCACGCCCGCGAGATCCTCGACAGCCGTGGGAACCCGACCGTCGAGGTGGACGTCCTGCTCGAATCCGGCGCCTTCGGCCGCGCCGCCGTTCCGTCGGGCGCCTCGACCGGCGCGCACGAGGCGGTGGAGCTGCGCGACGGCGACAAGTCCCGCTACGGCGGCAAGGGCGTGCTGAAGGCCGTGGAGTCGGTCAACGGCGAGATCTTCGACGCCATCGCCGGCCTCGACGGCTCCAACCAGCGCGCCCTCGACCTCGCCATGATCGAGCTGGACGGCACCCCCAACAAGGGCCGGCTCGGCGCCAACGCCATCCTCGGCGTCTCGCTCGCCGTCGCCAAGGCCTCGGCGGAAGAGGCCGCCCTGCCGCTGTTCCGCTACGTCGGCGGCGCCTTCGCCAACCTGCTGCCGGTGCCGATGATGAACATCATCAACGGCGGCGCCCACGCCGACAACCCGATCGACATCCAGGAGTTCATGGTCATGCCGGTCGGCGCCGAGAACGGCGCCGAGGCCATCCGCATGGGCTCGGAGATCTTCCAGGCGCTCAAGAAGAAGCTCAAGGACGCCGGCCACAACACCAACGTCGGTGACGAGGGCGGCTTCGCCCCCAACCTCGCCTCGACCGAGGACGCGCTGGGCTTCGTGATGAAGGCCATCGAGGCCGCCGGCTACAAGCCGGGCGATGACGTCATGCTCGCCATCGACGCCGCCTCGACCGAGTTCTTCAAGAACGGCAAGTACGAGCTGGCCGGCGAGGGCAAGTCGCTGGCGCCGGAGCAGATGGTCTCCTACTGGGCCGATCTGGTCGGGCGCTACCCGATCATCTCGATCGAGGACGGCATGGCCGAGGACGACTGGGAGGGCTGGAAGGCTCTGACCGACGCCATCGGCGGCAAGGTGCAGCTGGTCGGCGACGACCTGTTCGTGACCAATCCGGCGCGTCTGGCGGACGGCATCCGCAAGGGCGTGGGCAACTCGATCCTGGTCAAGGTCAACCAGATCGGCACGCTGTCGGAGACGCTGGAATCCGTGGACATGGCGCACAAGGCCGGCTACACGGCCGTTCTGTCGCACCGCTCGGGCGAGACCGAGGACAGCACCATCGCCGATCTGGCGGTCGCCACCAACTGCGGCCAGATCAAGACCGGCTCGCTGTCGCGCTCCGACCGGCTGGCCAAGTACAACCAGCTCATCCGCATCGAGGAGATGCTTGGCACCGCCGCCCGCTTCGCCGGCCGCGGCATCCTCAAGGCGTAA
- a CDS encoding bifunctional enoyl-CoA hydratase/phosphate acetyltransferase, whose translation MTANGETSGDLPAAPIEAAPIENVTFDEIVVGQSASIARQLTVMDVELFATVSGNIDPVHLDAKFAADSRFQKVIGHGMWSGALISGVLGTRLPGAGTVYAGQDLRFRRPVGLGDVITATVTVREKQADKNIVVFDCLCTNQDGEVVVTGTAEVVAPTRKVRRAAHALPQIQMIRHDKHDALLRKCDGLEPVATAVAHPCDESSLKGAVEAAEAGLIDPILIGPAAKIRALASAHSLDIARYRLIDVEHSHAAAAAAVALARNGEAEAVMKGSLHTDELMAEVVRKETGLRTSRRISHVFVMNVPTYPRALLITDAAINIYPTLEDKVHIVQNAIDLAKVLGVETPRVAILSAVETLNPKIATTLEAAALCKMADRGQITGGILDGPLAFDNAISAEAARIKGIKSPVSGQADILLVPDLEAGNMLAKQLSFLANADAAGIVLGARVPVILTSRADNVRTRLASCAVAALVAAARRPALALNAVAAPLAAPLAAE comes from the coding sequence ATGACTGCCAATGGTGAAACCAGCGGCGACCTCCCTGCGGCCCCGATTGAGGCGGCCCCGATCGAAAACGTCACCTTCGACGAGATCGTGGTCGGGCAGTCCGCCAGCATCGCGCGGCAACTGACCGTGATGGACGTCGAGCTGTTCGCCACCGTCTCCGGCAACATCGATCCGGTTCATCTGGACGCGAAATTCGCCGCCGACAGCCGCTTTCAGAAGGTGATTGGGCATGGCATGTGGTCCGGCGCGCTGATTTCCGGCGTGCTGGGGACCCGGCTGCCCGGCGCCGGCACCGTCTACGCCGGCCAGGACCTGCGCTTCCGCCGCCCGGTCGGACTGGGCGACGTCATCACCGCCACCGTCACGGTGCGCGAGAAGCAGGCCGACAAGAACATCGTCGTCTTCGACTGCCTGTGCACCAACCAGGACGGCGAGGTCGTGGTGACCGGCACCGCGGAAGTGGTGGCGCCGACCCGCAAGGTCCGCCGCGCCGCCCACGCGCTGCCGCAGATCCAGATGATCCGTCACGACAAGCACGACGCGCTTCTGCGCAAGTGCGACGGGCTGGAGCCGGTCGCCACGGCGGTCGCCCATCCCTGCGACGAAAGCTCGCTGAAGGGTGCGGTGGAGGCGGCGGAAGCCGGCCTGATCGACCCCATCCTGATCGGCCCGGCGGCGAAGATCCGCGCGCTGGCCTCCGCCCACAGCCTGGATATCGCCCGTTATCGTCTGATTGACGTGGAGCACAGCCACGCCGCCGCCGCCGCGGCCGTCGCGCTGGCCCGCAACGGCGAGGCCGAGGCGGTGATGAAGGGCAGCCTGCACACTGACGAGCTGATGGCCGAGGTCGTCCGCAAGGAGACCGGCCTCCGCACCAGCCGCCGCATCAGTCACGTCTTCGTGATGAACGTACCCACCTACCCGCGGGCGCTTCTCATCACCGACGCGGCGATCAACATCTACCCGACGCTGGAGGACAAGGTCCACATCGTCCAGAACGCCATCGACCTCGCCAAGGTCCTGGGCGTCGAGACGCCGCGCGTCGCCATCCTGTCGGCGGTGGAGACGCTCAACCCGAAGATTGCCACCACGCTGGAAGCCGCCGCACTCTGCAAGATGGCCGACCGCGGCCAGATCACCGGCGGCATCCTCGACGGCCCGCTGGCCTTCGACAACGCCATCAGCGCCGAGGCCGCGCGCATCAAGGGCATCAAATCCCCCGTATCGGGCCAAGCCGACATCCTGCTCGTCCCTGACCTGGAAGCCGGCAACATGCTGGCCAAGCAGCTCTCCTTCCTCGCCAACGCCGACGCGGCGGGCATCGTTCTCGGCGCGCGGGTTCCGGTCATCCTGACCAGCCGCGCCGACAACGTCCGCACCCGCCTCGCCTCCTGCGCCGTGGCGGCGCTGGTGGCCGCCGCGCGCCGTCCCGCCCTCGCGCTCAACGCCGTTGCCGCTCCCCTGGCTGCCCCCCTGGCCGCGGAGTGA
- a CDS encoding acetate/propionate family kinase: MSHRDACLVINAGSSSLKFSVFCGAGRHDLEAVLTGQISGIGTAPRFEAKDAARHVLADGILDEVGPGDRAGLLGFLLTWMRHELRDVRLVAAGHRVVHGGTRFDAPVRLTPAVLAELEALVPLAPLHQPHNIAAMTALAEVYPELPQVACFDTAFHSTRPWQAQMFALPRELTDEGVRRYGFHGLSYEYIAQRLPQIAPELAEARVVVCHLGSGSSLCGMRAGRSVDTTMGFTALDGLPMGTRPGVIDPGVLIYLMREKGMGPDELEQLLYHKSGLLGVSGVSNDMRALLDSENPQAAEAVELFCFQVAKQAAGLAASMGGLDAVVFTAGVGENSAPVRARVAEKLGWLGVHIDGAANRARATRISAADSRVPVFVIPTDEERMIASHTLGILARSAVHPPLAA, encoded by the coding sequence ATGTCGCACCGTGACGCCTGTCTCGTCATCAACGCGGGCTCCTCCAGCCTGAAATTCTCCGTCTTCTGCGGGGCCGGGAGGCACGATCTGGAGGCCGTCCTGACCGGCCAGATCTCCGGCATCGGCACCGCCCCCCGCTTCGAGGCCAAGGACGCGGCCCGCCACGTCCTGGCCGACGGCATCCTGGACGAGGTCGGCCCCGGCGATCGCGCCGGGCTGCTCGGCTTCCTGCTGACCTGGATGCGGCACGAGCTGCGGGACGTGCGGCTGGTCGCCGCCGGCCACCGGGTCGTGCATGGCGGCACCCGCTTCGACGCGCCGGTCCGGCTGACCCCGGCGGTGCTGGCGGAGCTGGAGGCCCTGGTGCCGCTGGCCCCGCTGCACCAGCCGCACAACATCGCGGCGATGACCGCGCTGGCCGAGGTCTATCCGGAGCTGCCGCAGGTCGCCTGCTTCGACACCGCCTTCCACAGCACGCGGCCCTGGCAGGCCCAGATGTTCGCCCTGCCGCGCGAGCTGACCGACGAGGGCGTGCGCCGCTACGGCTTCCACGGCCTATCCTACGAGTACATCGCCCAGCGCCTGCCGCAGATCGCGCCGGAGTTGGCGGAGGCCCGCGTCGTCGTCTGCCATCTTGGCAGCGGGTCCAGCCTGTGCGGCATGCGCGCGGGCCGCAGCGTCGACACCACCATGGGCTTCACCGCGCTGGACGGCCTGCCCATGGGCACGCGGCCCGGCGTCATCGATCCCGGCGTGCTGATCTATCTGATGCGCGAGAAGGGCATGGGCCCGGACGAGCTGGAGCAGCTGCTCTACCACAAGTCCGGCCTGCTCGGAGTCTCCGGCGTCTCCAACGACATGCGCGCCCTGCTGGACAGCGAGAACCCGCAGGCGGCGGAGGCCGTGGAGCTGTTCTGCTTCCAGGTCGCCAAGCAGGCGGCGGGGCTGGCGGCCTCCATGGGCGGGCTGGACGCGGTGGTCTTCACCGCGGGCGTCGGCGAGAACTCCGCCCCGGTGCGGGCGCGGGTGGCGGAGAAGCTGGGTTGGCTCGGCGTCCACATCGACGGGGCGGCGAACCGCGCCCGGGCGACGCGCATCTCGGCCGCCGACAGCCGCGTCCCGGTCTTCGTCATCCCCACCGACGAGGAGCGGATGATCGCCAGCCACACGCTGGGCATCCTGGCGCGCAGTGCGGTGCACCCGCCCCTGGCGGCCTGA
- a CDS encoding alpha/beta fold hydrolase: MPTPNEAPVTETEWSIRTAKGALYAKSWAPEAVGAVPIILFHDSLGSVDLWRGFPQRLACETSRRVIAYDRLGFGRSDAHPGQLALDFVATEARDSIPPLCEQLGVAEFIACGHSVGGGMAVETAARFPERCRALVTIAAQAFVEERTLTGIRDAKRDFQDPANVARLARYHGDKARWVLDAWTETWLSHGFASWTLDRALAAVRCPVLALHGDRDEYGSSAHPERIAAGRGAARLLPDTGHVPHREQEALVLDAIWSFLSGL; encoded by the coding sequence ATGCCGACGCCAAACGAAGCCCCCGTGACCGAAACGGAATGGTCGATCCGGACCGCGAAGGGAGCCCTCTACGCGAAGAGCTGGGCTCCGGAAGCCGTCGGCGCCGTGCCGATCATCCTCTTCCACGACTCCCTCGGCAGCGTGGACTTGTGGCGCGGCTTCCCGCAGCGGCTAGCGTGCGAGACGAGCCGCCGCGTCATTGCCTACGACCGGCTCGGCTTCGGGCGTTCGGACGCCCATCCGGGGCAGCTCGCCCTGGATTTCGTCGCCACGGAGGCGCGGGACAGCATCCCACCGCTGTGCGAACAGCTTGGCGTGGCAGAGTTCATCGCCTGCGGACACAGCGTCGGGGGCGGTATGGCCGTCGAGACGGCGGCGCGATTTCCGGAGCGGTGCCGCGCCCTCGTCACCATCGCCGCGCAGGCCTTCGTGGAAGAAAGAACCCTCACCGGCATCCGCGACGCCAAGCGCGACTTCCAGGACCCGGCCAACGTCGCACGTCTGGCGCGGTATCACGGCGACAAGGCCCGCTGGGTCCTCGACGCCTGGACGGAAACGTGGCTGTCGCACGGTTTCGCCAGTTGGACCCTGGACCGGGCCCTGGCGGCGGTGCGCTGCCCGGTTCTGGCCCTGCACGGCGACCGCGACGAGTACGGTTCCAGCGCCCACCCCGAACGCATCGCGGCCGGGCGGGGAGCCGCAAGGCTGCTCCCCGACACCGGCCATGTGCCGCATCGCGAACAGGAAGCGCTGGTCCTCGACGCGATCTGGAGCTTCCTGAGCGGGCTTTGA
- the kduD gene encoding 2-dehydro-3-deoxy-D-gluconate 5-dehydrogenase KduD, whose amino-acid sequence MAQAHPFDLTGKVALVTGAHTGIGQGIAVALAQAGADIAAVDVVPLDETKSLVEAAGRRFHGMSADLTSIAPVQGLVEEVVGTFGGLDILVNNAGLIRRADAVDFTEADWDLVMNINIKTVFFLCQAFGRYAIGQGRKGKIINIASMLSFQGGIRVPSYTASKSGVAGITRLLANEWAGKGINVNAIAPGYVATNNTAAIRADEQRSAEILGRIPAGRWSVPSDMGGPAVFLASDASDYIHGTVLPVDGGWLAR is encoded by the coding sequence ATGGCTCAGGCACATCCCTTCGACCTCACCGGCAAGGTCGCCCTGGTGACCGGCGCCCACACCGGCATCGGCCAGGGCATCGCCGTGGCGCTGGCCCAGGCTGGCGCCGACATCGCCGCCGTGGACGTGGTGCCGCTGGACGAGACCAAGTCCCTGGTGGAGGCCGCCGGCCGCCGGTTCCACGGCATGTCCGCCGACCTGACCAGCATCGCCCCGGTGCAGGGTCTGGTGGAGGAGGTCGTCGGCACCTTCGGCGGGCTGGACATCCTGGTGAACAACGCCGGGCTGATCCGCCGCGCCGACGCCGTGGACTTCACCGAGGCCGACTGGGACCTCGTGATGAACATCAACATCAAGACCGTGTTCTTCCTCTGCCAAGCCTTCGGCCGCTACGCCATCGGCCAGGGCCGCAAGGGCAAGATCATCAACATCGCGTCCATGCTGTCCTTCCAGGGCGGCATCCGCGTGCCCTCCTACACCGCCTCCAAGAGCGGCGTCGCCGGCATCACCCGGCTGCTCGCCAACGAATGGGCGGGCAAGGGCATCAACGTGAACGCCATCGCGCCGGGCTACGTCGCCACCAACAACACGGCGGCGATCCGCGCCGACGAGCAGCGCAGCGCGGAGATCCTGGGCCGCATCCCGGCAGGCCGCTGGAGCGTTCCCTCCGACATGGGCGGCCCGGCGGTGTTCCTGGCCTCCGACGCGTCGGACTACATCCACGGCACGGTCCTGCCGGTGGACGGCGGCTGGCTCGCCCGCTGA
- the kduI gene encoding 5-dehydro-4-deoxy-D-glucuronate isomerase — MKITVRHASHQDDVRNYDTTKLRDHFLVPSIFEADDIVLTYSHIDRFVVGGAMPVSGPLKLESAKAIGSANFLDRRELGAVNVGGPGRITVDGAVFELAPRDCLYITMGSLDVRFESLDPANPAKFYLNSAPAHARFETMKISIAQAKAVHMGDPAQSNERTIYQMIHPDVCRTAQLVLGMTVLKPNNMWNTMPCHTHDRRCEVYFYFDLPEPARVFHFMGEPSETRHVVVANEQAVISPSWSIHSGVGTRNYTFIWAMAGDNQDFTDMDFIPMEDLR, encoded by the coding sequence ATGAAGATCACCGTCCGCCACGCGTCACATCAGGATGACGTCCGCAACTACGACACCACCAAGCTGCGCGACCATTTCCTCGTCCCGTCCATCTTCGAGGCGGACGACATCGTCCTCACCTACAGCCACATCGACCGCTTCGTGGTCGGCGGCGCCATGCCGGTGTCCGGCCCGCTGAAGCTGGAGTCGGCCAAGGCCATCGGCTCGGCCAACTTCCTCGACCGGCGCGAGCTGGGCGCCGTCAACGTCGGCGGTCCGGGCCGCATCACGGTGGACGGCGCGGTGTTCGAGCTGGCCCCGCGCGACTGCCTCTACATCACCATGGGCAGCCTGGACGTCCGCTTCGAGAGCCTGGACCCGGCCAACCCGGCGAAGTTCTACCTGAACAGCGCCCCGGCCCACGCCCGCTTCGAGACGATGAAGATCTCCATCGCGCAGGCCAAGGCCGTGCACATGGGCGACCCGGCCCAGTCAAACGAGCGCACCATCTACCAGATGATCCACCCGGACGTCTGCCGCACCGCGCAGCTCGTGCTCGGCATGACCGTGCTGAAGCCGAACAACATGTGGAACACGATGCCGTGCCACACGCACGACCGCCGCTGCGAGGTCTATTTCTACTTCGACCTGCCGGAGCCGGCCCGCGTCTTCCACTTCATGGGCGAGCCGTCCGAGACGCGCCACGTCGTCGTCGCCAACGAGCAGGCGGTGATCTCGCCGAGCTGGTCAATCCACTCCGGCGTCGGCACCCGCAACTACACCTTCATCTGGGCCATGGCTGGCGACAACCAGGACTTCACCGACATGGACTTCATCCCCATGGAAGACCTGCGCTGA
- a CDS encoding GntR family transcriptional regulator: MDMPTTPTPDASNDRPATQRSAVKPSRGPARGASTMAAIHRSLRAEIVEMRRNPGEPIVEKHIAEAFGVSRTPVREALQRLADEGLIEIFPQVGTFVARIPVNALPEAIVIRTSLEGTAVRYAAQRATGSQIAGLRANLLLQQETVEDGDLNAFHEADERFHALIAEIAGYPGLWSMAQQVKVQVDRYRRLTLPEPGRLTHVLAEHAAIVDAIADADPALAADRMAVHLDGLLTSIPQAQGANPFFFTGP; this comes from the coding sequence ATGGACATGCCGACCACCCCGACGCCCGACGCCAGCAACGACCGTCCCGCCACCCAGCGGAGCGCGGTGAAGCCGTCCCGGGGGCCGGCGCGGGGCGCCTCCACCATGGCAGCGATCCACCGGTCGCTGCGCGCCGAGATCGTGGAGATGCGCCGTAATCCGGGCGAGCCCATCGTCGAGAAGCACATCGCCGAAGCCTTCGGCGTCAGCCGCACCCCGGTGCGCGAGGCGCTGCAACGGCTGGCCGACGAGGGGCTGATCGAGATCTTCCCGCAGGTCGGCACTTTCGTCGCCCGTATCCCGGTGAACGCCCTGCCGGAGGCCATCGTCATCCGCACCTCGCTGGAGGGCACCGCCGTCCGCTACGCGGCGCAGCGCGCCACCGGCAGCCAGATCGCCGGCCTGCGCGCCAACCTGCTGCTCCAGCAGGAGACGGTGGAGGACGGCGACCTCAACGCCTTCCACGAGGCCGACGAGCGGTTCCACGCCCTGATCGCCGAGATCGCCGGCTATCCCGGCCTGTGGAGCATGGCGCAGCAGGTGAAGGTGCAGGTGGACCGCTACCGCCGCCTGACCCTGCCGGAGCCCGGGCGCCTCACCCATGTGCTGGCCGAGCACGCGGCGATTGTGGACGCCATCGCCGACGCCGACCCGGCGCTGGCCGCCGACCGCATGGCCGTCCACCTGGACGGCCTGCTGACCTCCATCCCCCAGGCCCAGGGGGCGAACCCGTTCTTCTTCACTGGTCCCTGA